The following are encoded in a window of Colletotrichum lupini chromosome 3, complete sequence genomic DNA:
- a CDS encoding NAD dependent epimerase/dehydratase has product MCRLKSFFPVDFVFFHDVRNAAATLTYVLFDIIRPYHTFPFPALDAQTYHTALQPPFCHYYSCPPRPLLSFLFFLSSLSLFLFTPLRLVSPPLPPDLNNIDCPAIHNLDLIKAIRLPPSFAALPKSFPQTIPVGPSPPLEAPLPSFARIHPAAPWFTLNSRNPGAATLVPGGQGNSPLTRREPGHQTSTPPAPPPQPRPRTPLPPNSSTCAARNILFFPTTQHRTQTHNHSTTASATESPLPLPFTMAEKPSVLIIGGLGYIGRFLARYIHDNDLASEVRVVDKALPQLAWLAPEFQDACAGSKFMQADASRERKSPDLNDDMTCFLLFFPIHRPPTLIPSCLFFLFSSLLFSVAPPLPPLSLGSPKLPTDPTPQINNQLSSKIFDRADGKQWDYVFNCGGETRYSQEDEVYKLRSLGLSLAVGKEAAKRKVKAFIELSTGMVYKSDSSPSKEGDKLKPWSKIAVYKLQAEEELAKIEGLNLIIVRLAHVYGPYASQWVATALCMARVYQYLESEMKWLWDKGLRQNTVHITDAVRALWDITAWYSKGQDKWDVKTMGKVPTFNVVDKGITTQGTMSEIIGDIFKIETGFQGQLISTFARLNMDSVVDDVNDELMGPWAELLEKAGIARPGPLTPFMEKELLKDTDLSMDGNRLEQVVGFQYEKPKLTKELVEEVIESYKTMNWWPTGKDTSAGAGAGCGTEKGEARETARARRDISRIVCLETPLRASSIQQGFACWHLLETAKSSHVWFSAGGNVADGHLLAPWELGFSCLRDWPLWSLVPPQRGVSLIAAAPLAILKNRRLEASQAPEILETIRRIDESYSDASHCASIRSLGLVQKPGARIKEPETSLVDVDVDAGRLALLCELSNKCLQFPKLMQRAADGMLSCDEATETGRGARLVEGFMEMNPTNGEREPELEKECSSLASVPHMLRTEKAECDQKSAEAVGWHLPPDRPRRDGEFGGTEFVIGVVSLAEIGGVEGERRCRCMYATLLFGYKRQAVSKLSDELCACNDPCRPYIVKTVQKAPWIFFSSFSSALQRCLEPQKLWRPFASGIVEDSVLVVMKNGCGQIGVVSVGLVAIIGRLFRAGPGEFWGWEVAIGRVWGKRKGVEVVSRASAPTSERSQNPWQWQCQCGEGYFPAPLAQELIPDQAAYKKAATDWMPSIWSQIPRHLCCSAQLVHSHLLIHSTASLRTKEEGGLPETEFVPALSNDFGLTTFHLCKLGLPTFTYLTSAGPLTFCSRCNPPGHRPKLEDIKHRILLRPIFVATHSKRIHTTHRITMAAPATKTIADLNGKWVMNKTLSDSPEPALALQGIGWMTRKAVGLATVTLDVKQYTAPPSPPGTGTEPVTHFDIDQFATAGLKGTTEKRCVDNEWREHSDWMFGSVRGQSRWMTLAEIEDEFLKKGWLEGDAEATGPDGKAHLYSHVESIDNGWTASQIWGFQTVEGERRYTRNVLVQKGGKRVEIRLVYDYLP; this is encoded by the exons ATGTGTCGTCTCAAGAGTTTTTTTCCCGTCGATTTTGTCTTTTTCCACGACGTGCGCAACGCTGCTGCTACCTTGACTTATGTGCTTTTCGACATCATTAGAC CTTACCATACCTTTCCTTTCCCTGCTTTAGACGCACAAACATACCATACTGC CCTACAACCTCCTTTTTGTCATTATTACTCTTGCCCCCCTCGTCCGCTTCTCTCCTTCTTATTCTTCCTCTCCTCCCTCTCTCTATTCCTCTTCACACCCCTCCGACTAGTCTCCCCGCCTCTGCCACCTGACCTCAATAACATTGACTGCCCTGCTATCCATAACTTGGACCTAATCAAGGCCATCCGTCTGCCACCTTCGTTCGCCGCCCTCCCCAAGTCCTTCCCACAAACTATCCCGGTTGGACCGTCGCCCCCCCTCGAAGCCCCCCTGCCGAGCTTCGCCCGCATCCATCCCGCTGCACCGTGGTTTACACTAAACTCGCGCAATCCCGGTGCTGCAACTCTCGTTCCAGGGGGCCAGGGCAACTCACCCCTAACTCGACGGGAACCTGGACACCAGACGTCAACCCCGCC tgcaccaccaccacaaccACGACCTCGAACCCCTCTGCCCCCAAACTCGTCAACCTGCGCTGCTCGTAATATCCTTTTCTTTCCGACGACACAACACCGCACACAAACGCACAACCACTCGACGACCGCCTCTGCCACCGaatcccccctcccccttcccTTCACCATGGCCGAGAAACCCTCAGTCCTGATCATCGGGGGGCTGGGCTACATCGGTCGCTTCCTGGCCCGCTACATCCACGACAATGACCTCGCATCAGAGGTCCGCGTTGTCGACAAGGCCTTGCCCCAACTCGCATGGCTTGCTCCCGAATTCCAGGACGCCTGCGCCGGCAGCAAATTCATGCAGGCCGATGCAAGCAGAGAACGTAAGTCACCAGACCTAAACGACGACATGACCTGTTTTCTCCTTTTCTTTCCCATTCACCGCCCTCCAACACTCATTCCTTCAtgtctcttcttcctcttctcgtctcttctcttctctgtagcccctcccctcccccctcTGTCTCTGGGGTCTCCAAAGCTACCAACCGACCCAACACCCCAGATAAATAACCAACTGTCAT CAAAGATATTCGACCGTGCCGACGGCAAACAGTGGGACTACGTCTTCAATTGCGGCGGCGAGACGAGATATTCGCAAGAGGATGAGGTTTACAAGTTGCGCTCTCTCGGCCTGTCGCTTGCTGTTGGCAAGGAGGCGGCCAAGCGCAAGGTCAAGGCCTTCATCGAGCTCAGCACCGGCATGGTATACAAGTCAGACTCGTCCCCAAGCAAAGAGGGCGACAAGTTGAAGCCTTGGAGCAAGATCGCGGTCTACAAGCTGCAGGCCGAGGAGGAGTTGGCCAAAATTGAGGG ACTGAATCTCATCATTGTGCGTTTGGCACACGTCTACGGCCCGTACGCGTCGCAATGGGTCGCAACGGCACTTTGCATGGCCCGTGTCTACCAATACCTGGAGAGCGAAATGAAGTGGCTGTGGGACAAGGGCCTGCGACAGAACACGGTACACATTACAGATGCCGTACGCGCACTTTGGGATATCACGGCGTGGTACAGCAAAGGCCAGGACAAGTGGGATGTCAAGACCATGGGCAAGGTGCCCACGTTTAACGTTGTCGACAAGGGCATCACCACACAAGGCACCATGTCCGAGATTATTGGCGACATCTTCAAGATCGAAACGGGATTTCAGGGACAACTCATCAGCACATTTGCGCGCCTGAACATGGACAGCGTCGTCGACGACGTCAACGACGAGCTCATGGGACCATGGGCCGAACTGCTCGAGAAGGCGGGCATTGCGCGGCCGGGACCTCTTACGCCCTTCATGGAGAAGGAGCTGTTGAAAGATACGGACCTGAGCATGGACGGTAACCGCTTAGAACAGGTTGTCGGCTTCCAGTACGAAAAGCCCAAGTTGACCAAGGAATTGGTCGAGGAGGTGATTGAGAGCTACAAGACGATGAACTGGTGGCC AACGGGGAAGGATACCAGCGCAGGCGCGGGCGCGGGTTGCGGAACCGAGAAGGGGGAAGCGAGAGAGACAGCGAGAGCGCGCCGTGATATCAGTCGAATCGTTTGTTTAGAAACTCCACTGCGTGCGAGCAGCATTCA GCAGGGGTTTGCCTGCTGGCATCTTCTTGAAACAGCAAAGAGCTCTCACGTGTGGTTTTCCGCGGGCGGGAACGTCGCGGACGGCCACCTCTTGGCCCCGTGGGAGCTGGGATTCTCCTGCCTACGTGACTGGCCTCTCTGGAGCTTGGTCCCGCCGCAACGAGGTGTCTCCCTCATCGCTGCGGCGCCACTTGCCATCTTGAAGAATCGAAGACTTGAAGCTTC TCAGGCACCGGAAATTCTCGAGACGATTCGTCGAATAGACGAGTCTTATTCGGATGCCTCTCATTGCGCTTCGATTCGCTCGCTT GGTCTGGTTCAGAAACCCGGAGCGAGGATCAAGGAGCCAGAGACAAGCTTGGTCGACGTCGACGTTGACGCTGGTCGGCTGGCACTACTGTGCGAGTTGTCAAATAAATGTCTGCAGTTTCCCAAGCTGATGCAGAGAGCCGCTGACGGGATGCTGTCGTGCGATGAGGCAACCGAGACGGGTAGAGGTG CCAGACTTGTGGAAGGTTTTATGGAGATGAACCCCACGAACGGAGAGAGGGAGCCTGAGCTGGAAAAAGAATGCAGCTCGCTCG CGTCCGTCCCGCACATGCTTCGGACTGAAAAGGCCGAGTGTGACCAAAAGTCTGCCGAAGCCGTGGGTTGGCATCTCCCGCCTGATCGCCCGAGACGGGATGGAGAGTTTGGGGGGACCGAGTTCGTGATTGGCGTCGTGTCATTGGCAGAGATTGGCGGAGTAGAAGGGGAGAGAAGGTGTCGGTGTATGTATGCGACATTGCTGTTCGGATACAAGCGTCAAGCAGTGTCGAAGCTCTCAGACGAATTGTGCGCCT GTAATGACCCTTGCCGGCCCTACATCGTGAAGACCGTGCAAAAGGCCCCTTGgatctttttttcttctttttcttctgcCCTTCAGCGCTGCCTCGAGCCTCAGAAGCTGTGGCGTCCATTCGCCTCTGG CATCGTCGAGGATAGTGTTCTAGTCGTCATGAAGAACGGTT GCGGCCAGATTGGGGTTGTGAGTGTCGGTCTGGTTGCTATCATTGGCCGTTTGTTTCGCGCAGGCCCAGGTG AGTTCTGGGGGTGGGAGGTTGCA ATTGGCAGGGTCTGGGGTAAACGTAAGGGTGTGGAGGTTGTCTCGCGAGCCTCGGCCCCGACATCTGAGCGGTCGCAGAAC CCGTGGCAGTGGCAGTGTCAGTGTGGGGAGGGATACTTCCCCGCCCCGCTTgcccaag AGCTGATACCGGACCAGGCGGCGTATAAGAAGGCGGCGACGGATTGGATGCCTTCCATCTGGAGTCAAATTCCACGTCACCTTTGTTGCTCGGCCCAGCTTGTTCATTCCCATCTTCTAATTCATTCTACCGCCAGTTTGCGAACAAAAGAAGAAGGTGGCTTACCTGAAACAGAGTTTGTGCCTGCTTTGAGTAACGACTTTGGCTTGACGACATTTCACCTTTGCAAACTGGGCCTACCTACATTTACGTATCTCACCTCTGCGGGCCCGTTGACATTTTGTTCCCGTTGCAACCCTCCCGGCCACCGACCCAAG CTTGAGGACATAAAACACCGAATACTTCTTCGGCCAATCTTCGTCGCAACACATTCCAAACGCATCCACACAACACATCGCATCACAATGGCTGCTCCTGCTACAAAGACGATCGCCGACCTCAACGGCAAATGGGTCATG AACAAGACCCTCTCCGATTCTCCGGAGCCTGCTCTCGCCCTCCAGGGCATCGGTTGGATGACCCGCAAGGCTGTCGGCCTCGCCACTGTCACCCTCGACGTCAAGCAGTACACCGCtcctccctcccctcccgGCACCGGCACTGAGCCCGTCACCCACTTCGATATCGACCAGTTCGCCACGGCCGGCCTCAAGGGCACCACAGAGAAGCGCTGTGTCGACAATGAGTGGCGTGAGCATTCCGACTGGATGTTCGGCAGCGTCCGTGGCCAGAGCCGCTGGATGACCCTCGCCGAGATTGAGGATGAGTTCCTCAAGAAGGGCTGGCTCGAGGGCGACGCCGAGGCCACCGGTCCCGATGGCAAGGCTCATCTCTACAGCCATGTCGAGAGCATCGACAACGGCTGGACTGCTTCCCAGATCTGGGGCTTCCAGACCGTCGAGGGCGAGAGACGCTACACTCGCAACGTCCTCGTTCAGAAGGGCGGCAAGAGAGTCGAGATCCGCCTTGTTTACGACTACCTTCCTTAA